The genomic interval AGGTTTGGATGTAGTTGTTGCAGTACTAAATCGTGGTAACCCTTGAAATTATACTGAAGAGTAATTGTTCATAGGAATTGCAAAAATAGATGGCATGAGTGATACATCTCACATGAAGGCTCACAGAGGATCAAAAGGTTCTCGAGCATTCTTAACTTGTCCAATTGGGTGTCACAATCTTTGGGTGTTGATAAAATTTGGATCTTCTTTCTTCAAGGCCTAGTATTTGCACGATCAAAGAATCAATATAGGAACAATGATTTTTTGTTTATCTTTTAGTATAATGTTTTATTGAAATTGTGAAAAGTTTAAGTATTTAGTATAtgcattttatttttagtataattttctaaatgaaagtttgaaaatattaatatttaatatatgcATCTAATTATTTTGAACTATAATTTTCTAATTGAAAATGTGAAAATTTACAGTGTTGTgtatatgtattttattttttttcataatttattttataaaacaataAATATACATTTTGTTATTAGCATGTACCAAAGATTTAATTAAGTAAtgaattttgttaaaaaaaagcTCACGATTGATGTAAATAATAGTAGCAAATGACATCATTTCCATTTATTTTTCCCCTAATACCAaacaaaaattacatttttttttgggaatctttttgtttttccctttttttccCTCAACAACCAAACAATGTTaggattttaattttctttgtttttcctttcctttccttttccttttccttgcCATTTTCCAAGACCCAAACATAGTTTTAGCGGGCCCGATTATTAATGTATATCTTAGTGAGTTTAAAATTCTATGTGAACGAATGATCCCGTTTAAGTTTTAAGTACATGTTTCTCCAGCCTCCTTGGCATCAAGAGATTGGATGACCACCACTTCAACAAACCACCTAATGGCCATCACACCCACCAACAACGTCCATCAATTTGAGTGAGAATTAAATTTAAAACTGTACATAAACAGAGAAATTTCCAAGAAAGTAACACAATGTTTAAATTAATCCATATAGAGCGTGCAAAATAATTCTGataataaaatttgaaagtaattattaattttgTGTATTTCATGTCATGGAAATAATTTCTATGGCCATTTGCTTTATGATAACATACAAAACATTTTTTATTCTACTAGCATGAAGGGACTAATTAAAAGGATCTACTACTTGGGTATTTACTTTTTGTATTCTTAAAATACATGTATAAAAGTATTAGTTAAACAGAAAATTTAATGGCAGCTTAAGAAAATACTATAATTACGTATATCGACCACAtgaatatctataattaattcaTAACTACTTACAGCATGCAAAACATTTTTGATTCTACCAGCATGTGCATATGAATTGTAAATTGCAGGTGCTAATGGCAATACTTGACCTGCTATTATGAGGCAAAATCTCTAGAAACATATAAAATGAGGTACTCATATGAATCGCCACAGAGAAGAATGTTAATGATAACCGATTGGAGCTGGCGACTCCCTCAATTCCTTTCCCTGAACATGAATATCCTGCATGGCAAGAGCACCATCATAAATCCcaaaagtggggggggggggggggggggggggggggtggtcaTTAAAATGAGAAACACAAGCTAAGATCCTCCAGAGATAAATTACAAATGTTTGTACTAGAGTTAGTCATGCTGCAAAATGCACTTATTATACGTTTGGTACGTAAGAATGGAATGGAATcgaaagaaataaaattaaaattttcacttaaTTTCATCATGCCCCACATTCAAATTTACATTCCATACCAATCCTACACCATTCCATTCCACCATGCCATTAGGGGTGTTTACAGATGTTGTAGAAAAAGGTCAATAAAGATTATATTCTATGGCATATGAGAGGAAATGTTggtaatagtattagtgacaccACTACACAGATGTTTCCATTAAATCTCACACTAAATTTTTATCCTCAAGGGTGGATAAGGTGATTAACTCAAGGCTCTCCTGATTAAAAATGTCAAGATTCAAGTTTTGTAGGTTATGACTTTCTATTTGAGATAATACATTGGTATTTAAGTGGAGAAAGGTAGAAAGACAGATCTATTATCCCGGTGGATTAATCGAGTGTCTAAAGCGCCTTAGACACTATCGCTtcaaacaaccaaaaaaaaaacctatgTGATCTTCAATGGGTTTTGACAACCTGGCAAAAACACCTCTTGTGGTGTGTCGTTGGTTAGGATCTATGGATTACTATAAAGTGGAAAATGTGGCGGATCAAAACAATCGTGTTGCCTGGCATGCAAGAAACTTGTATAAGAAATTTTGCATGGTGATAACAAGACTGATGTTTTCTTTTCTGCTTTCATGTTGGCCATCAAAACTAAATAAGAAAGGTGTATAGTGCATCAAAACTAACACTTATTTAAATGAGGCTAAGGATGTTGAAATAAGGCGAAGAACCATCCAATAAGAAGCTCAGCCAAGTCATCTGGTAGAACTTTTTAAAGGACCTTCATAAGCGTTTGATCTATTCTGCAACTTAATCTATTAGCTACTTCACATTTACATGGTTTGATGTCTGTACCCCACCCCACCCCCAACCCCACCACGAAGGAAAAAAGTATTGAAAATACATCACAAACATGTAATAGTTAAATCTTTATTAACAAAATAAAGTGAGCTCTACTTAAACCAGCCAGAATTTTAAGTTTGGTTTGTATGGCATTTTGTATATTGGTTCTGTATGGGCAGTAAGTCTAAGAATTGAACAAATTTAAATTGAACAAATGATTGAAATGAAGTCATACTTTTAAtcaattatataaaatttaagCTGCAATTCcgcaaataaaatttttttttaatgaagccaaaaagggaaaaaaagaaaaaaaggcaaTATTTCAAAGTAGCCTAGATTAAAAGAGATTAACCAAATGTGGTCCTGTTTTATTGACCAATAATTGAAACATCTTAGCCTAGATTAAGAGAAAAGTGCTCTTATTTTAGTAGAAAACCTGCCTATTTCCCACAATGATATTCCAAAAGAACGGAAGAAGAAGGAAGTAGAATATGAATTTGTGTGCACGTGCACGCATGTGTATTCATGCATCAGAAAAAGGAAGTTAAATATGAATGTGTGCATACGCATGCACGTGCATTCACACATCTATGCATTGTAATTTTGAGCATTGAAGgctgccatatatatatatatatatatatatgcagatttttgtaatatttaatgcaggTCGAACTACTTAGAActacagcaacaacaacaaaccaaacctgaagtcctactaggtggagtcagctacatgaatccttttatgCTAATTCACACAATCAAGGACATTTTTCTCAAATAGTTTAAGAGCTACTAAATCCTTCTTTACTATCTCATTCAacgttattttaggtctatctctacctcttagttgcctaacattctaatccatagAACAAGGTtggtcttatagtcatcctataaaacttccctttttaattttaagggtattctacaatcacacagtACGCCTAAAGCACTCCTTTATTCTATACAACTACTTTAACTCTATCCATTACATCCTCTTTGATTTGCTATTAATTTCTTGGCCATcaagtctattttttttttggaatatacCTCTTAGCATAGCTGAAGTTACATTTTATATATTACGTCTTATTTCCAACTATCCTAAAACTTTCTGACTCTAAAGCTTTTCCCCATAATTCTCATTTAGATTCTACTCCCCTCCTtttttcatcaatcaagacaatatcatttgcaaacaacattaAACACACACCATGGgatctcttttttattttttggatatttaatCACTAAAGCATAAAGTAAGGGCTCAAAATAGATCCTTGAAGACACTTATTATGATTAGAAATTCTCTAGACTGTCACTTGGAATCCTAATGCTAGTTGTTACTCTATCaaacatatccttaatgacatcattATACCTGCTATATACTCCTATCTTTTTTAAaactcaccatagaacttcctCAGGTACAGTATCATAGGTTTTCTGAGTTAgtaaataccatatgcaaataCCTTTTTTTCCCCTAAACTTTTTCGTCTTAAAAGATTGATAGCTTCCTAGTCGATCTCCTAGGaataaaacatatttcattctcTAAGACCCTCATATTTAACTGTTTTAGAACTAAACCAATGAAAGTGTTGAGGTCTCGAGACAAACTAGAGTGCCAACTCCTGAACCAATACTAGAATAACAAGTCTTTTGAAGACATTTCCAACATAGAAATCATCAAATATGAGAACTGAATATTTcaatatcatatatttcttctttTGTGTTCGTTGTGAGACCCACTTGATGCTACACAACAATGGTAGCCAACCCTGTACCAAACCACTCGTTACCATACCCTAAGTTTGAACCCATGACCACAAATATGTTTATTTTATGCTTAGAACGTTTTGAcactttttttttgttcttttttctgTTGGATTTACCAAAACTCTTGGTGAGGGCGCTTGGACTTTCATTCCTAGAAATGAGATGTCTTAACTGATGCGAATATTTTGTTTGGTTTGCAAGACAAGATTCCCAAGCATATACACTGGATGTCCGTTTGGCTCAAGATAAGAATCTTCTAAGgttactacaaaaaaaaaaaaagaatcttgCCAGACTTTTCAAAGAGATGACCATTATACTTTGATTTGTATATGAACAACCATATTTCCAGCACAAAAAACTACTAAGAAAATGTACCAAATTATATCTATTTCCTAAAAAGTTCAACCattataaataagaaaaaaatcaaCACTCAGTAATCCAAATAACTGTAATAGCAGGGGCCAATAAGGTCTCAAATTTTCaaccattatattatattacattattgTAACTTAGAAATATTACTACTTTCATTTTAATGAAATTTATTTTGTTATTGTAAtttcttattttaaatataataatagtatgaaataatattatatcatgGTGGGCATTAATGCTAGCCAAAATAGTGGGGCCAATTTAGTCTTGAAAATAGTATTCACAAAATGAGATTCCTATGAAACTGACCTGTACAGAGTGGGAATGGGATTTCCATGTTTTGTGAGAATCCTTCATTCCCAAGGAATGTGAGAAGAACATCACATTCTCCAGAATGTTGAAAGATGCTGCAAACTGCCACTTTGAGGAACTGAGTAACTAACCTTGTGCAATTACATTTTATATGACCTCTGCATGAAGCTGTTGAATTCTTTTATGCCCATCCGGATGAACaataaaaatttagtaaattATCTTATTGCTTATTAGTGTCTAGATAACAGTTGTCAAAGTTGCACAATTCCCAATTCAAGTGATATGATTTTTAATTCGATTTGATTCAGATTCAAATCTAGTAGGCAAATATAGAAAACGCAAGAATTGACCATGAACATTATGATTCTTGATTCAAATCGTATGATTTGAGATTAATGAGCATCTACATCTGACTCATATTCAACAAATCCAATTGGTTCCAATCAAAAGCAACTTTCTATAATCCAGAGATTcactatttttttaaagaaaagagcCCTAAACTTTTACAAAGGGCCTGCAGaattaaaaataaacaaaatcctTACTTTTATCTCTCGAATtgaattgttttaaaaattttggtttcTAAAACTTTTTCTAAAGAGTTTAACAATCCTATAGTCTCTGTTTGTTTGATTCTCCTTAAGAATAGTTTATTTTGAAGCTGGAAGTGTTTAGACATGGAGACATTTAAAATTATGACACTTCAAAAGTGAGATACTTCCACTTTTTTGACATTCTCATAAATAGTATATATTCATTCATGCATAGAATTGTATTATCTATATTAGTACACATGGTCATTCAATTTTCAttgatatgttttatttttaaggcattttgtttgctttacatgTATCATACAACAAATTTTATAATTTGTGCcaaatattattgttaaagcttgatatacattgtcggCCCACAagctaatagcttaagcttttaggtaaagtggtaatctaacatggtatcagaacttGTTACCAAGAGGTCATGAGTTATAGCCTTGTTGCCTGTGTTTATTGTGTGATGTTAAAAGAAATTAtggtattccctgtaatgggtgttaacTATCGTGTGATTATCACTCCACGTGCTGTTGGGCAGGGCATGTGGGTGAGTgtcaaagcttgatatacattgttggtccacaatcTAACAGCTTACAATTATGATTCTATTCAATTCTCAGTTCACAAAATTAAGATTTTGATTCATGATACAAATCTGATATGACAACTATGGTCTAAATTATTTTATGAAGAAAAAAACACATAACAAATACAAAATTTGAAGCTATGGAAGAGTGTAAGAAAGATAGCCATTGGTACTTACAGAAGCAAAATGGTTAACATCTCGATGGTGAGCTTCATCAGCACGGATAACAGTTATAACATCCTTCAAAGTTGCGTCCTTTGGTAGCCTCCAGTAGTCAATAGAAATAGCAGGAGCTGGAACATTTTCAATTGCACCATTGTCAATATCCTTCAAGTACTCTGTGTATGAATGTATAGCCTCCTCCTCTAGATACCCAACAATTCTATGTGCCAGTTTGGGGGAGAATAGATACAGAACAAAAAAGGCATTAAAGAAGACTCCCTGCACAGTAAGAACTAGCAGCCTCTCATACCACCTAGGCTGTACAAGTTCCACCATGGTCATCAGGTGCATCCTCTCATTTTCTGCCTCTTCAAGCAATGCTTTTATCCAACCACCACTTTGCTCGAACTTGCGAAGAGACCTTAGGTGGAGCTGAATCCCTCCCACCATGCCAGGAACAGCTGCCACTGTTTCCAGCATCATTGCACGACATCCATATCGTCTCTGTGATGTAATTCCACTAATCAATTAGTACAGTGCAAATCAGGGAGATGGTTCTGAAAATATTAAGTTAACTACAAAGCATGGTCGATAACAACTGCTGTATATGGGGAACATCAACACTCAAAAGCTTTAAAACCATCAAATTTACccaaaaaaattgcaaaaaaaggCTGAAAAGGATCACAGAGAAACAACTCATTGAAATCAAATGCTGCATAGTTACTCAATTACTCTACTCCAAATACAATGTAAATATACACCCACACTTCACTCATGTAGAAATTTTGGATTCTTTTTATTAGTATCTCAATATATCTTCATTGGCAAGGTGGTTTCATAAATATAAACACTCCCACACAGACATACAGCATTAGGAAGACATCTCACAGAAGCATGAATAATACAAGCAGGCAGATTACATTCACTAAAAGTTTGTGAATACACCATACACCCAACGTTTGGTCAAGAGTAGATGGACCAACATCCCTGCTCAAATATTAGTTCTCCACACACTTTAGGCTTCAAATTATGGGCTAATATAACATTCATAAAAGGCTCGTCTAAAGATAGAAAATGACAATTGCCTATGATGTATGAAAATATCAATTTATATGACCTTTTGAATGCATGATCTCCATTAGGATGTAATATTTGGATTTGATAtgaaattcaaaataaattttaaacgGGCAGGGGCATTGAAAAGAAAGGCAGTGGAGAGGATAACGGCCCCATGGTCTCTAGGTTTAGCAGCCTAGGCTCTGGTCAAGAAAAAGGGGGGAATAAGATTCCTCCATAGATGAAGAATACACGGCCATAAAAAACAATTTTAGATAAGTCATTTTTAGATTAAGAGGCTGTGCCTTGGTGCGATGGCAAGTGCCTCCACCTCGGTACGGGTGGTCTcgggttcgagacttgggagcggcctctccaaaaatgggggtaaggcttgccgaGATCCACCTCTCCCaaaccccactcaaagtgggagccttgtgcactgggtatggtctttttttttttttcattccaaTAATCCAATTGGAAGCAAAAAGGCAAGATGCAGTAAAGAAATGTGAGGGAAAACTTGAAAATTATAAAGGCCTCTCACTATGCATTCACATGTTGGTACAAGTACCCtaaaaaaatgtgatttaaaaTTTTGGTCCCACGCTGATTTGGAGAAgtataaacacacacacataacttttctatcaatgttggtttaaaacaaatgtaaacttcttgccttcaccaaataacttagttgaattgaaggatccaaaatacactaaaactctttctaagaagagttaaaaacttaaaacatgcaagtatgctaatTTACACAAGGtgtgcatgcttgaaaaaaaaTCACAGCCGATACGCCCGCTTTCCGTTATGTAACATCTGCAACTCCTGCTTCCCATTACACCCGTTATAGtcacgttacgctacccgctaccatgatttaaaaccatgctggcccacaacctaacagcttattACTCTGAAATTAGTTTTGAAGCAGTTGTTACTCCTAACCACCTTTGTAAAGAGGTTGCTAGCTGTGAAAGATAGAGATCAATTAGCTTCCCTGATAGATAGCAGATGCTGCTCCCCTTGTCCTCTACTGTTCATCCTTCTATTGTTTAGTTCCCTTACTCTAGTCAAGATTTAGTTCAGTTTATGGACAGCTGGTTTAGCGTACATCCAATCCTGGAGATTGAATATTGAACACCTATTGCACCAAAGCAACAGCAAATTTGGTTTTAAGACAACAAATTACTGTGATATATAGCCTGGAAGTTCACTACTGAAATAAAGTtttgtttaatttctttttcattaTGTTGCTACTTGTATTGACTGctcaaataaaaatttttgcAACGTTCAATGTATGCTATATATGCACATGCATTTGCACAGACAATACCATAAATGACATTAGATGCCATGGTTGCATTAAAAAAAGGGAGATGACAGTATAAGAGCATGTGCGATTCTGTATCAGTGAAGTGCAATCCAGTAGAAAACATAGATGGTAATGCCCTGACATGGAGAAAAATCAGAAATACAGAAAGAAAAGCACCTTAAAGAAAATATCTGTTGGCATTCTAAGGAGCTTCACTGTTCTCAATGCAAATTTATCCACTAACGTTTTTGGTACATGGTGCTTGCTCAGATCAATTGACAAGTCTGCTTGATAAGTATCCCATGGctaaaagaagaagatgaactCAATCAAAATTGGAacataaactaaaaaggaaaggATCTTTCCAAATAATAAAAGGTGAGAAAAACACATGCAAAAAAGTTGAAAAAGAAACCATTTAACAAAAATAAGCACATATCTCTACTGTTTTTAATTACTCTAGCTCTTGAGCAAAAAATGCAACTACGACAATAGTGCTGCTCTTTAATTCCTTTGAAGATTGGAAAACCAAATCATTAGAAACCCCAAAAGAATGTGCCTGAAAGGAAGCCAGAAAGAGAACTCAGTCCCACAGCAAATGGGAAAAATTTGTTCGAGTCTCAATGATATCCTTGTGTTTCTCTAGATCCAAAGGGTTCTAAGGAATAGCATACACCACAATGTCTGCAAATCCCTTCCTTTTCTACTTTTTCCAAAGCCCCAGAATCTCATGAGCAAGAAGTCACCGCATTTTGAGACACCCCACACTTCACTAGAGCAAGAAAAGAAGTGCTTTAGAGTTGGTTTTCCACCCGACAATGTAGAACATGGTGAACATTTCTCTGATTAAACTCTTGGCATGTCATTCAAATATCTGGACTCATGGTCTGATGGGATCTTCTAACCTGTAACAAGCCATGCGTATGAATCTTGTTAAGAGTCACGGTCCAGATGAAAGCCTGGATCTTAAAAGGAACCTAAGCCTTCCAAATGATATGATTCATAGCAAAATAACAGGAGGTTTATGGTTTCAATAAATGAAGGAATAAAGAGTTGGAAGAAAAAAGAACCCGATGAATCTCCTAGCCAAACCCCCATACTGCTCCTAGTTTGAGGAACAAAATAGTCCAAAACACTCAACAATGTGATAAGATCATCAATCTCTCTCGCATTGAGATTTGACTTCCATTCAGTTTAATTCAACTAATGACAAACCAAGAGATACATAACAATGCATATAACCCACTAATTGAGCAATTTTTAACAGCAAAATTAAAATGTATCACTGATTTAACCCAAAAATATGTATCACCAATACCAAAAATATCAACTGCTGTTTAGCAATACATAAAAGGACAAGAAGTCAATAACATTAGTAATAATATTTATAGGCTGAATAGAGCTCAGAAAGAATCCACGTTATTAGAAAGATTTGTAGGCTGTATAGAAcaccaaaagaagaagaagaagaaaactaaaaaagaaaaagaaaaaaaaggaagataAAATTGTGGTGTTTTGGGAGGATCACATATTTCAGCCTAAATCATATTTTGTTCTTCATATTATAAATAATAACCAGTTGAgttataaatttataattgaCAGGAATTCTTTTATGGCAGCAAAGAGTAAAAAGCTTAGGGTGCATCATTCAAAAAGAGGGCCAATGTAGGAGAATGAGATATTCCTACCAAAACTGTAGAAGATCAATCATCCCATGGGTAACTAAATGAAAAGTTCAACCTTCAACCATATTCAAATCATTTGAGAGATGAATGCCAGCTGCATTGAATCCATGCTCAAAATTATTGAAGGAAATTGCTACCAGACATTGAGAAATCCCATTTGTTTTTCATACAAATCAAGAGCACTCCAAGTGTAAAAATTAAATTAGAATAATTAATACCTAAATCTTGGTAGTGTATTCATGGCAAGCATTCTCTGTCACTTTATATTTAGTAAATAGTATACTGTACCCAATTAGTCACCTCAATTAGCAGTTTTGTTGTTTACCATTTTTTAAAcgattcttttcttcttttacaTGAGCCAATCTGCCCTAATATCATTCGGACCAATAATTACTGCATAACTGAGTTAATAAGTCCATGTTTCCAAATGTTTGAAAGTCCTGCTGCTCATCAGCAAACATTTGTCAGGTTGATGACTAGTAATTTCATCATAAAATGGTAGTTGAATGCCTACCGCATAGGCGCATAGCTATGATTGATAAGGTTTAAAAGAGAAAATGTATGAATTATTAACTGGTATTTTGCTTAGACAAGACAAAAAGTTTCTTTTAGAGCCTTCAATTC from Malania oleifera isolate guangnan ecotype guangnan chromosome 9, ASM2987363v1, whole genome shotgun sequence carries:
- the LOC131163809 gene encoding ubiquinol oxidase, mitochondrial-like isoform X2, whose protein sequence is MSSVEKVEKETAVTSAKEQPPAVKKDENCTVSGYWGVSRRKITRDDGTEWPWNCFMPWDTYQADLSIDLSKHHVPKTLVDKFALRTVKLLRMPTDIFFKRRYGCRAMMLETVAAVPGMVGGIQLHLRSLRKFEQSGGWIKALLEEAENERMHLMTMVELVQPRWYERLLVLTVQGVFFNAFFVLYLFSPKLAHRIVGYLEEEAIHSYTEYLKDIDNGAIENVPAPAISIDYWRLPKDATLKDVITVIRADEAHHRDVNHFASDIHVQGKELRESPAPIGYH
- the LOC131163809 gene encoding ubiquinol oxidase, mitochondrial-like isoform X3, translating into MNGFVSRSIFARSLLGGRNCYCRGSPWTASVVRHLETHGGSRWMSSVEKVEKETAVTSAKEQPPAVKKDENCTVSGYWGVSRRKITRDDGTEWPWNCFMRRYGCRAMMLETVAAVPGMVGGIQLHLRSLRKFEQSGGWIKALLEEAENERMHLMTMVELVQPRWYERLLVLTVQGVFFNAFFVLYLFSPKLAHRIVGYLEEEAIHSYTEYLKDIDNGAIENVPAPAISIDYWRLPKDATLKDVITVIRADEAHHRDVNHFASDIHVQGKELRESPAPIGYH
- the LOC131163809 gene encoding ubiquinol oxidase, mitochondrial-like isoform X1; translated protein: MNGFVSRSIFARSLLGGRNCYCRGSPWTASVVRHLETHGGSRWMSSVEKVEKETAVTSAKEQPPAVKKDENCTVSGYWGVSRRKITRDDGTEWPWNCFMPWDTYQADLSIDLSKHHVPKTLVDKFALRTVKLLRMPTDIFFKRRYGCRAMMLETVAAVPGMVGGIQLHLRSLRKFEQSGGWIKALLEEAENERMHLMTMVELVQPRWYERLLVLTVQGVFFNAFFVLYLFSPKLAHRIVGYLEEEAIHSYTEYLKDIDNGAIENVPAPAISIDYWRLPKDATLKDVITVIRADEAHHRDVNHFASDIHVQGKELRESPAPIGYH